In the genome of Rhinopithecus roxellana isolate Shanxi Qingling chromosome 14, ASM756505v1, whole genome shotgun sequence, the window ATTTAAGTGCAGTTTATATTATTGCCAACAtagacttttgtttttcaaatgtcacaaatatcttttattatttgtgGATTTATTCCTTTTATGAAGTAGTCAAATGAATCAGCTCACCCTTGACTGTAACAAAATACTGCTTGGTGACTTGTGACAGACAGGGTTTTAACCTCTGACAGCGAGATTCATTGTGGAGCAAGAGCCAATCATAGATCCTGACGACACTTGTCTCATCTAAGTTGGAATATAAAAAGCCACTTggaatacagtataaaagattcaCTGGTGTGGCAAGTTGTCTCTCAGACTGTACATGCATTAAAATTTTGCTCGGCATTactcaaaagcaaaagaaaagtaaaaggaagaaataagaacaagaaaaaaagattatattgattttaaaatcatGCAAAAACTGCAACTCTGTGTTTATATTTACCTGTTTATGCTGATTGTTGCTGGTCCAGTGGATCTAAATGAGAACagtgagcaaaaagaaaatgtggaaaaagaGGGGCTGTGTAATGCATGTACTTGGAGACAAAACACTAAATCTTCAAGAATAGAAGCCATTAAAATACAAATCCTCAGTAAACTTCGTCTGGAAACAGCTCCTAACATCAGCAAAGATGCTATAAGACAACTTTTACCCAAAGCTCCTCCACTCCGGGAACTGATTGATCAGTATGATGTCCAGAGGGATGACAGCAGCGATGGCTCTTTGGAAGATGACGATTATCACGCTACAACGGAAACAATCATTACCATGCCTACAGAGTGTAAGTAGTCCTATTAGTGTACATCAACAGTTCTGCTGACTGTTGTTCTAGTGTTTATGAGAAACAGATCTATTTTCAGTCTCTTTTAACAAGCTGTTGGCCTGTATGTAAGTAGAAAGGAAAAGAGtttctctttttcaagatttcatGAGAATATATTAATGAGACAAAAATCTGCcgcattatttgttttcttatagagacaaaaagctaaaaaataaaatacttgcatAGCATTAGTTTAATAAGGAAAATATAGATAGCAGGCTTATGCTTTCACAGTAATACCACCAAGGCAAGGACTGAGAGATACTACAAGCAATGttaaaaacttacattaaattttataattgtatttggttgtgtaaaataagtttttttcactaataacagaaaaaaaaagaaatttgctggATGTTTAAGCTTACTTGAGCATTGCTGAAAACCTAAAGTGATTTCTGTCATTTGAAACTCTTACAGTATTTTTTTGTTCTTCAcagttaaaaatttaattttgaaagctATTACAGTAAAGagtatgaaaaattaaatatcttaattTATTAGTAAGAACAACAATGAAGTAAACATAGCATAATCATCATCATGAactaaatattagaaaatgcctaagaaataaacattttaattgggTAGGTTATGACTCACAAAGTCCTCCTTGTACCTTTACCATAGTACTATTGTTGAGAGTACCCAGTTTGTGTACTTCCAAGCAGGCATAGTGCCTAACAACCTTCTAAAATACTTTATTCTTCCTGAGAGGGAGGGCTTTTACCTGTAGTATCTACTTTGCTTGTGACAGATAACATATTTCATACAATTCCATTTGCAGTCAGCTCCAAAGAATACTTTCTCCAGGAAGGAGAAACAAGCACCTTGACAGAGAAGGCATGGCAAGAAAAATTTTGTGTTATCTGTTATCTTGCTTTAATACAATGCTTTATATACTTTAAACAAGAttcaaaacagttttaaaatattatttcccttATTAAGTAATCAGGTTATGATGCAGCAAAGAATTTCCATTTAAGACTCTGCTATCAAATAGGTCTGGAGTAGATTTGCCTTTTATAGACAATTTTAGAAagccaaaataaaggaaattgttAGTGCTTGTGCTTACATGACAGCCTGGCTTCCTAAAGACAATACTTTGGAACTTTTGAGATAGCCTGAATATAACATCAAAATTTTTGTGTTAATTACCTGCTTAGTTTTGCTCCTTTAAAAGGCTATTCCAAAGCCAAAATGTAACAGATGTATTGTGTTTTCTACTAATTCCCGAGGCTCAGTAAGTTGCTCAGTGTGTCTTGTCCCCAGGTAATTCAGGCCTGGGGGAAGGGTTCCTTCTTCCAGACTGATTGGTACAGCTGCTCAGTAAGTGTAACTACTCAGATTCCCAAAGAATTCTAAGTGGTTGTTCCTCCACAGTGACTCTTGTTCTCTCTaatcatcatcattttaaaatttcattcagtGTTCATGACTTCATAGAACCTTCCTTTGTCCATAGTTCTCTGGAAGGGGAATAGATTCCTGATGAACAGCTGAAAATACATACAtctgaaaaattctgaaaagctagggtaattattttctttcacattttttgctGAGTTATAAAGTTCCACacagtatttcattttaaaagactgCATAGGCAtacattatcttaattttttttaaatgctcaactATTAATATGGAGGGGTTTTGTTAATGGGAAATAATTTCAGTAACTcttcttttcttattcatttatagCTGATTTTTTAATGCGAATGGATGGAAAACCCAAATGTTGCTTCTTTAAATTTAGCtctaaaatacaatacaataaagtGGTAAAGGCCCAACTATGGATATATCTGAGACCCGTCGAGACTCCTACAACAGTGTTTGTGCAAATCCTGAGACTCATCAAACCTATGAAAGACGGTACAAGGTATACTGGAATCCGATCTCTGAAACTTGACATGAACCCAGGCACTGGTATTTGGCAGAGTATTGATGTGAAGACAGTGTTGCAAAATTGGCTCAAACAACCTGAATCCAACTTAGGCATTGAAATAAAAGCTTTAGATGAGAATGGTCATGATCTTGCTGTAACCTTCCCAGGACCAGGAGAAGATGGGCTGGTAAGTGATAACTGAAAATAACATTGTAATAATCTTATGTTTTTATTCGTAATATGAATAAACAATAGTGGAAAATAGCTACAAATTCCCTAAGCTCATAAGCCAGACAAAGGTATCTTACCCCAATGGTAGCCCTGTACCCAATAAAAGTAGGTGTCCAATTTCATATCCTATGAAACACTCCTTTGATATTCTTACTTTGCATGAAGATTCTAGAAAACAACTATACCATACTTCTTAATTCTTAAGAAGTTCTTTTGAATTGGGAATGAAATATAAAGTGCTTTTCATTAATATGATACATGACtatatgaattaaaatattaactctATATAGTGGATTTTACTACATAtacaaacaaatcaaaactttttttttctcccagaaggGTGCCAAATGTGTTAAAAATTTTTGGCTTAGcataaaacagattaaaaaaaaaaccttttaaaattttataattaaaatgtttttattcagaGAAATTAAGAGTGATATTTATAggcttacattttattaaatatatttaagattcCTCATGataaatatgttcattatttGTAGGATGTTGATGCactgatgtgtatatatatttctttatggaATACTCctaataaaatttcaatttacaGGCTGGTTAACCTTTGCCACCTAGCTTATTTCTGAGCTGCCTTGGCATTCTTGTGCAAAAGTTTACTTACAGAAGGCCAACTAACTTAGTATCAGGCCAAGTAAATGACAATACcttatatattatacaatttaataaaaaccattttaattcCTAGTACAAATTTAGGGTTACTCTTCTGGCCTACCTAAATTTCTGTTTACTTCTGTTTTCAAATACTTAATGTGATCACATCTTTTTATATTCATCTATTGACATAATTTACAAAAGATTATACTTACAAACAACAAACTTGTTACCTTCGTAATCTTACAATGATCTTAGttataaagatgaaataattagCAGATCagaattactttaaataaaacattctttaaaatactatacaatattttttattttttcatctttagttttttattatatatatatgtgtatatacatatatacacacacacacacgttttacTTCAATATGTTGGGGGTTCAAGTGGTTTCTGgctacatggatgaattgtacagtggtgaagtctgagattttagtgcactcaTCACTCCAAGTAGTGtatattgtacccaatatgtagtttttaatcCCTCATCCCCACCTCCCCATTCTGAGTCTCCAAAATACCTTATACTACTCTGTATGtctttgcatacccatagcttagctcgcacttataagtgagaacatatggtatttggttttccattgccttcgaataatggcctccagctccatctaatttgctgcaaaagacattacttcactcttttttatggttaaatagtattccattgtatatatataccacattttctttatccattcatccgctGATGGGCagttaggctggttccatatctttacaactgtgaattgtgctgtgataaacatacgtgtgcaggtATCTAAAAGACTATACAATTTTCTAAATGATCTAGTTTCCTTTATATATGCTACTTTAAATGTTAATGACTCAAATGATACTATTATTTTTGACAGTCTTAAATAGTACTGCCAGAGCTATTTTCATTTAGATATGGGTTAAAAACTACTGTCAATTATTTAAGAAAGTGTTCCTTTTCATAGGTAGCACTTTAATGATCAAAAATGATAATATGAACAGTGGTTAATATGTTGTATTCCTCAGATTTTTTCGTGTAAAGGGAAACAAAGTCTCAAACGCATTAAAAGACTGGGGCAGAGACAGaaccaacaaatttttaaatatctgaatagaAACATTTTCCAGTGAAAGAATTAAGGAGGTATCATCGTCTCTTCTTCTGAATTTGTCCTTCTCTATTTTGCCCTGGCTTTATTGTTCTAGTTTTCCTGAGTGAGGACCTAGAGAATGGAGGATGGATGACTATACCTACCCCTCCAGGAGTTACCAGGCATATTTAGCCAACATATTTAATCAGAAAGCAAGAAGAGAGGGAGCTCAGCTCTTTCCTTCATtcccctcttctccttcttctcctctctctcctgtccttccctccctttcttcccataAATATTTTCAGGACATccattatgtgccaggcagtctGGTACTcaaacttggaaaaataaaaattaacaagacATGGAACTGATCTCAGGggaatttgtatttctgttaaaTTCGTTTGAGACATAAGGGGAACATCAAGTCTAGTGTAAACTAACATTCCTTAATGctgtgccttttaaaaataaatgtggtatGAGCAAAATTATTAGTTTATTTCTTCAACAATGACTTCTTAAGGTAGGTAGAAAAGTGTTTCCGGGTCTATTGACATTACTGATTGTCCTTTCCTTTTCAAACAGAATCCCTTTTTAGAGGTCAAGGTAACAGACACACCAAAAAGATCCAGAAGGGATTTTGGTCTTGACTGTGATGAACACTCAACAGAATCGCGATGCTGTCGTTACCCTCTAACTGTGGATTTTGAAGCTTTTGGATGGGATTGGATTATCGCTCCTAAAAGATATAAGGCCAATTACTGCTCTGGAGAGtgtgaatttgtatttttacaaaaatatcctCATACTCATCTGGTACACCAAGCAAACCCCAGAGGTTCAGCAGGCCCTTGCTGTACTCCCACAAAGATGTCTCCAATTAATATGCTATATTTTAATGGCAAAGAACAAATAATATATGGGAAAATTCCAGCCATGGTAGTAGACCGCTGCGGGTGCTCATGAGATTTATATTAAGTGTTCATAACTTCCTAAAACATGGAAGGTCTTCCCCTCAACAATTTTGAAGCTGTGAAATTAAGTACCACAGGCTATAGGCCTAGAGTATCCTACAGTCACTTAAGCATAAGCTACAGTATGTAAACTAAAAGGGGGAATACATGCAATGGTTGGCATTTAACCATCCAAACAAATCATACAATAAAGTTTTATGATTTCCAGAGTTTTTGAGCTAGAAGGAGATCAAATTACATTTATGTTCCTGTATATTACAACATCGGCGAGGAAATGAAAGCAATTCTCCTTGCATTCTGATGAATTAAAGGAGTATGCTTTAAAGTctatttctttacagttttgtttaatatttacagaaaaatttacatacagtatTGGTAAAATGCAGGATTGTTATATACCATCATTCGAATCATCCTTAAACACTTGAATTTATATTGTATGGTAGCATACTTGGTAAGAtaaaattccacaaaaataggGATGGTGCAGCATATGCAATTTCCATTCCTATCGAATTGACACAGTACATTAACAATCCATGCCAATGGTGCTAATACAATAGGCTGAATGTCTGAGGCTACCAGGTTTATCACATAAAAATCATTCAGTAAAATAGtaagtttctcttttcttcaggTGCATTTTCCTACACCTCCAAATGAGGAATGGATTTTCTTTAATGTAAGAAGAATCATTTTTCTAGAGGTTGGCTTTCAATTCTGTAGCATACTTGGAGAAACTGCGTTATCTTAAAAGGCAGTCAAATAGTATTCATTTTtatcaaaatgtcaaaataacATACTTGGAGAAGTATGTAATTTTGTCTTTGGAAAATTACAACACTGCCTTTGCAACACTGCAGTTTTTAtggtaaaataatagaaatgatcGACTCTATCAATATTGTATAAAAAGACTGAAACAAtgcatttatataatatatatacaatattgttttgtaaataagtgtctcattttttatttactttggtaTATTTTTACACTAAGGACATTTCAAATTAAGTATGAAGGCACAAAGACATGTCATGTATCACAGAAAAGCAACTACTTATATTTCAGAGCAAATTAGCAGATTAAATAGTGGTCTTAAAACTCCGTATGTTAATAATTAGATGGTTATAttacaaacattttatatttttttacatgATTAACATTCACTTATGGATTCATGATGGCTGTATAATGTGAATTTGAAATTTCATTGGTTTACTGTCATTGTGTTTGAATCTCAACGTTCCATTATTTTAATACTTGCAAAAATATTACTAAGCATACCAAAATAATTGACTCTATTATCTGAAATGAAGAATAAACTGATGCTATCTCAACAATAActgttacttttataatttgaTAATGAATATATTCTGCATTTATTTACTTCTGTTTTGTAAATTGGGATTTTGTTAATCAAATTTATTGTACTATGactaaatgaaattatttcttacaTCTAATTTGTAGAAACAATATAACTTATATTAaagtgttttcacattttttgaaaGACACAACAGTTTTTATTCTAATGATTAATTCTGGATTTCTGATTTTCACTTTATCATAAAAGTCTAATGGTTTAGCACAAAAGTGTGGTTGAGGAATTTTAGGTCTGCTACTCTGGTTCTCAGGAGTTAAATTCCTATTAAATTGGTTCTGGTCAAGTTGCTTTACACATACGAAAGCAAGGACTAGTTATatctgtttcatttctctttatcttGACCTGAAAACTATTTATATGTTTTCATAGGTTCAATTTCCAAATGCATTGCAGTTGGCAAGGGTATACGGTCCTAGAGTTACAAGTTCTACTGAAGCCACAGAGACACAAGGaagctacatttttttcttaccacTTAATGAAACTGGTACACTTATCAGAACTTTGGGGGCACCAATTTTCAAACTGAATTGCAAAACAGTTGTAAAGTATCTAGAAATCCTTAAGtgcaataatatatataaatattttttaagtgatcCCTCCACTCTACCCTCCATCAGCTTAGTAACTTAGTTATAAAGCAGTGACTAAGTTTAACAGGGAAGATAATTAAAATTCTATGTGTTAATATTGCTAAATagtttataattaatataaatgtcatttcaataatttctatttgtatattaattatatacaaatataaatctaaattcaaatattgattaaatgatataataaaatccatttcaaatatcaaatgatcactttttaaaataaagcaccTGAGTACTACCAATAATATAACTAAGAAATGAAACTATAGGCAATGATAGGAAAGTCATGACTGGTCTGGGATGTGACATAGAGTGTTGAAATTTCATTTGCATGGTCATTCAGTTCCAGTTTACACACTGCAAAACATATCAAAGCAAACTATACTATTCTGATCATCCCTGAGTAAGATGTGGAGCAATGAAAAATGGTACTAAATTTAGTACCATTCATGCCTCGATGGCATTTTGCAGAGGAAGTATTTGGAAAATGAGTATATTTACATCAGATAGCATGCATGGTTTATAGCAAGTTTATCTTGGTTGCCATTCAAAACACTAGACAaaaggaatatttaaatatattttcctagaTTACACATCAAAATGCTTCCATTAGTATCACATCCTGTCAAGAACACAAGATGTTCTTGAATGTAAGATTTTACATATGAGGCTGCCCAATTTATCTGACAggcataaaatgtatatataataatgaCAGATAACTCCTTAATAAGATAACTCATAAAGGTTGACTAGCTTATGTCAGGTTTAACATTACACTAAGTATTCCTGATATGGAACTGTATAGTTTGGCAATGATGCAAGACACACatgctttgttttcattgattccACTTTTGGATTACTATAAGAAAGCAAAGTTTTAACAGTATTATATTATTGTTTCTGCTTCATAATAAAGCTGATGTTTTAAATaagcacacacatatactttcttaaaaatcaactttaataaaatgtaattttattagtTCTATATATGCACTATAGGCAAAATATTATTCACTAGCATTAATTTatagaaatgtaaaacataataCCAGGTTCTGATCCTAATGAGATCTGTTGAAAATGTCTCCTGAGATGGGCTAACAGCTATATTTGACTCAATTTATCTTAATGGTAACTTTaagccaaaaatgtaaaaaagattaAATCACTAATTCACCCCTTTAATTTGTTATCCCAACCATTCAAGATTACTCTATTAAGAAACCTTTTCCTACAAGTGTTAAGCGttttttctctttaacattttATGAAGGACACTATTCAGAACAAAATTTGATTATGCGGTTTGGGCCATAGATCCTCCACAAGATTTTCTCAGATCTGCTCCCACAGACACTAAGTCTAAGAAGCCAAATGTCTCTTGGCTCTATTCCCATGGAACTCAGAACCTTGACATTACCTCTcaaccagccaaaaaaaaaaaaaaaaaaaaaaaaaaaacatgtctaTACAAGAAAGTATGCCTACATGATGTCATGAGATCCTGAAAATGCTGAGATAGAATTCTGAAGGTGACAATCAAGCATAAAACACCAGTTTACTGAGCACACTAAAGTGACTATGGGAGAAAATCAAAATTGTTACATGGAAACAATTGAGTGGTCATTGAGGCAATTGCTAGGCTTCAAGCTTCAAGAATGTCTTCCCGAAAAACTGCATACTTTTCAGGCAACTCAAGTAATGGAGTGAATTATATGGCTGCCTGCACCCTAGGTGAAGAATTCTACTGAGGAACACCAGGTCATCTTGGGCTCTGAACGAGGCCAGGTGCCCTGAGATAAAAATTATAGTAAAGAAAAGCAGACGAGTGTACTCCTCCCTACTTGTAGATATGCCTTGTCTGTAGATACGCCAGTAAAATTGTCCCAAAGTCTAGAATCTACCAAGACCTGTGTCTTACAGTGAACTTAAGTTCCTTATGGCACCAGTCAGACAGAATTCCACCAAAGTTGTGTAGGACTGATGCAAACCCAAAGAGATTCCTATCTTCTCATCGGCCAGGGTGCATACCTGTGACTGAAACAAATTGCACCAAGTAAGTTTCTTATGGGAGAAACAGCTCTGCAACTGCAGGGCCAGCAGAAATCCTTCCTTCACTGAGAGAAGCGTGTGGACTATGAATAGTGAGCCCTATCCAACTTGACCAGACAGATGTTTGACCAGACAGATGCTTGACCAAAGACTCCTCATCCTGGCCAAAGACAGCAGTGTCATCTCAGGGCAGCAATCGGGACAGTGGCTGGAATCTGGCCATATATATATTGACACAGCCTTACCTAGTACATTACCTGGTTAGTGTATTTGGCCCTCATATATCCTCTTAAGGATAATTAATAAGGAATAAATTACTTATAGGAAATTGGACAAGATCCATGAGTATGACTTACAGAAGAAAATCACATTATATAGgaactattatctccattttggaaatgaggaagttgagactcagagaggtgcaCGACTAATAAATGACTAAGATGGGTATATACATAATGTAAGAAATACAAATGTAGAGGTACAATTTTTCACAGTCATTAACTCAGGTGTGCAAGACTGTAACTTTTGATTTCTTACAAAATTGACCAGCTTTTACTGGAAGCCTCCTCATGCTATATCACCATTTCTACTTTGTAGATGCAACATCATTGGGAACCTCTCTAATGATGCTCCTCTCCACGGACCTCACACAGAAAATGATGTACAATAGCCATATCCCCCTGTTCTCAAATGTCTGAACTTCTAGGAAGGGTGTAATATCTCTAATTCCTTACAGTTCAGCTCATGAGGGAGGGCATCACAAAAATACCAATGTTTGAAGCCTCTCTCTTCCCAACATATTGTTTCCTGTCATCAGCTCATGAGATCTTTAAgtgaaaagatacagaaatagGTTCTGACTGACTGGCTGTATTTACTGACTCTTCATATTTGATACCTGAGCCTAGACCCTTGCACTTGCTATCTTTTTATTCTGATTCTGATCCGACAAGTGGAATCCTGGAAAAATGTAACTTCTTCATAAACCACGTTATTAATTCTCACTAATGATAAAAATGTAACTTAAAATGAGATGACATCCTTTTACCTACAACTGTACTAAATTTTATGCTAATATCTGGCGTTATTAGTAAGCATGATCAGAAATAAACACTCTACACTGTACATTAGCTATAAAAAGGCCCTGCCCAGTACCTTCCAATTTTTAACATTAAACTAAATTTGGCCTGAGGCAACCTCCATACCTCCCTATGTAACTGAAGGGCAATCTAACTTACTAAGTAAACGAACTGAAAGCCTGACTTAggggtatattttataacaaatagCTGTGTGTCAGCCAATCACAGCAGCTGAGTTTCAGCCAGTCTCAGGCAGGCAACTGACCAAACCACATCCAAACAAGGAAAACTCAGATTTATAACCAACCAAGCTGTTTCTATACTTCGTTTCCATTTTCTGCCTATAAACGCTGCCTGTCTGCATTGCATAGCAGAGTTCTCTCAACCTCTTCTGGTTCTGAGGGCTGCCTATCAAATTGTTCTTTGTTCAAATaaaccttgttttatttttcaaaagttgttCAGTAACAAGATCCTGAGGGGTTCTAATGGTGATTTCActtctaaaattttatcttttcccccaaaatgcaaacatttatgtaaaactagagttaattatttttaagattggAAATAACACACATTCTAAATATAGGAAAATGGTTATAATCGATTTAGTAGATAGCATattcaaaattatatatgtg includes:
- the MSTN gene encoding growth/differentiation factor 8 translates to MQKLQLCVYIYLFMLIVAGPVDLNENSEQKENVEKEGLCNACTWRQNTKSSRIEAIKIQILSKLRLETAPNISKDAIRQLLPKAPPLRELIDQYDVQRDDSSDGSLEDDDYHATTETIITMPTESDFLMRMDGKPKCCFFKFSSKIQYNKVVKAQLWIYLRPVETPTTVFVQILRLIKPMKDGTRYTGIRSLKLDMNPGTGIWQSIDVKTVLQNWLKQPESNLGIEIKALDENGHDLAVTFPGPGEDGLNPFLEVKVTDTPKRSRRDFGLDCDEHSTESRCCRYPLTVDFEAFGWDWIIAPKRYKANYCSGECEFVFLQKYPHTHLVHQANPRGSAGPCCTPTKMSPINMLYFNGKEQIIYGKIPAMVVDRCGCS